ACAACATATCCTGGCACAACAGAAGAAGTTCTTTTACCTCTGTTTGAAGAAAAAGGGTTAAAAGTAGGTAAAGACTTCTATCTCGCTTTTTCTCCAGAACGCGTAGACCCTGGGAATCATATTTATAAAACAAAAAACACTCCTAAAGTTGTTGGCGGATGTACTCCCTTATGTACAGAGCACGCAAAAGCCTTGTATGAAGCTGTGCTTAATGCCCCTGTCTGTGCCGTTTCTTCTCCCAAAGAAGCAGAGATGACGAAAATTCTTGAAAATACATTCCGTATTGTTAACTGCGCTCTAGCTAACGAAATGGCTATAGTATGCGAAAAAATGGGCATTAATGTGTGGGAAGTTATTGACGCAGCTGCCACAAAACCCTTTGGCTTTGTCCCTTTCTACCCCGGCCCCGGGGTCGGCGGACACTGCATTCCCATAGACCCATTCTACCTTACCTATAAGGCCAGAGCCTACGATTACCATACACGGCTCATAGAGATGGCCGGAGAAATTAACGACCTCATGCCAGAGCATGTGGTGGAACGGCTTATGAACCTTCTGAACGATCAGGCGAAACCTCTTAAAAACAGCGCAATACTTCTCTGTGGAATAGCCTATAAGGGAGACATCGACGACCTTAGGGAGTCGCCTGCCCTGAAGATCTGGCAGCTTCTAGAGCAAAAGGGAGCCATCGTTACATATTACGACCCTTGTTGCCCTTCTGTGGCGTGGAAGGGTAAAAAGATACTTTCCACACCACT
This region of Aminobacterium colombiense DSM 12261 genomic DNA includes:
- a CDS encoding nucleotide sugar dehydrogenase is translated as MKTLLQKIQSKKASVGVIGLGYVGLPLAVEKAKAGFHVTGFDIQSEKVEKVNKGENYIGDIIPQELKELVASGHLHATSDFVDIGKCDVIAICVPTPLDVFKQPDLSFVVSSAQSVANHIHKEMLIVLESTTYPGTTEEVLLPLFEEKGLKVGKDFYLAFSPERVDPGNHIYKTKNTPKVVGGCTPLCTEHAKALYEAVLNAPVCAVSSPKEAEMTKILENTFRIVNCALANEMAIVCEKMGINVWEVIDAAATKPFGFVPFYPGPGVGGHCIPIDPFYLTYKARAYDYHTRLIEMAGEINDLMPEHVVERLMNLLNDQAKPLKNSAILLCGIAYKGDIDDLRESPALKIWQLLEQKGAIVTYYDPCCPSVAWKGKKILSTPLTKEVVQKADAVIITTAHKDNVDYRLIAENAQLIFDTKNILSQILNIKPETLNTLHIL